The stretch of DNA GGATGACAGACCGTGTGTTCAGCTGCCCTGGTTTGGTTGTCATTCTGCTTCCATTATTGTACCGATGGAATCATATTGTATGGATACGTTAGCTGTTACAGGATCTGCGTTTTTTTGGCATGGATTCGCCGGCAATGGTACGGGGTAAATCCAGGGCGAAGAACAAGTCGCTGATGGGGGCTGGAATTCCAGTTTACATGTGGGCGGTGTCAGGTAGctagctcaaaaaaaaaaaaatcgcacTCCAAACACAGGAACATCCATGCTGGCATCCATGGAGAGGGACGATCAACCGTGCACACGCACCGAAGCTGACTAACTGTGCATGTCTGAAAACCCGATCGATCGAAACATTTTCCCTGAAAATATTGGCCATTCATGAGAAGGATATATACGACATCAGAACGTGACATGGCCGGCAAGATAAACAGTTAAGAACTAGGATCATCTTCTTGCTAGTTCCTACATGAGTGAATCTTAGTAACCCAAATATTTCAAATCGGTTTCAGTCAAACAAAAATTATAAACGCCCTGTTAATCTCAAACCTCGTCTAAGAAAATTCAATGATACAAAGACGATTTATATAACTGCGCATGCGTGCACATGTTCAGCGAGACCCTTAAAAAAACCCTAAAAAAACATGTTCAGCGAGAGTGAGTAAATTTGACAAGGATCCAGAACATGAATTTGACAAGGATCCAGTACATGTACAACCTTTTAAAGTATTATTAGTAACCATACCTGGctatctactccctccatcataaattattagtcatttttatttttctaaataaataaaatttattataCATCTTGACATAACATATATCTATATGCATAATAAAAATTATGCAACTACAGAAAATCTAAAATGAGTAATGATTTATTTTGGAGCTTACTAACTATGGCCGGCTGACATGTGGGTTAGGCAGGGCCAAAAGTATATTTGCAAAAGCCCAACCTTCTTGGGTTCCTCGTCGGATCTAACGGGCTCGGCCACCTGACAACTTAATGCTGACGTATCGCCAATCTTTCACATCGAGGAACGCTCCCAGAATACGAGAAAAATGCCAATTTGACatcagaaaaaaagaaatttgtCTATTTGACACCCAATCTTCATTTCTTATCTACGTGTCCCCAAATCTATTTTTCTTTGCCAAATTGACACCACCGTGATCTTAGGCGGCCCACACGTCAGTCTCTCTTCCTTTCTCCTCTCTCTGTTGGATCCCAGACACCAGCACAGgagctgcctcctccgcctgtgcctcggcgccgccgacgcctacCGCGTCTGCGCTTGTGACGAGGTGGACCCTGCCATCGCACCCCACGCCGGCATGCCCCGGGCGACGACCCTGACAACACCGCGCCCACCCCCGTGCTTCACCTGGAAGAAGGGACCGCCGCTTCGTCCCTGGCGGTGCTCCCGGACGACGTCATGGAGATGGTGCTGCGCAGGCTGCCGCTGCCTGCACTCCTGGACGCGCGCTGTGTGTGCCGCCGCTGGAGGGACCTCACCGCCGCCCCGCAGTTCTTGcagatgcgccgccgcggcccggccCCGCGCCGCACAATGTGGCTCTTCCTTTTCGGGCTGACGGGGGATGTCGTGCCCGCCCCGGCCCCGCACGCGCTCGATGTTGCTGCGCGCCGGCTCGCGGCCGCTGGGCTCAGAGGGAGGCCATGGAGGGCCTGGTGGCGCTGGTGGAGGAGAAGGCCCCCGCGCACGCGGTCCGCGTCGGGATTTGGGGCCTCTTCGGCCAAGGCAAACCGGCCCTGCGCGGTGGCCGCGGCACCCGTCCGCGCTCGCCCGGCGCATGGCGGAGGTCGGCGCCACCGTCGGGGAACCCGGGCGCGCTCTAGTGGCCGTGGAGCGGCTGTGCTGCGCCGAGGGCGGGCGCGACGCCGTGGCCGGGGGGCAGACcggccgtggtggcggcgcACTCACGGCGGAGCACGCGGCGGGCACGGGAACTCGGATGAGCCGCTGGTGTCTGTGATCTGGGATCCAACAGAGAGAGGAGAAAGGAAGAGAGACTGACGTGTGGGCCGCCCGGGATTCTAACGTCGATGGCTAACAGAAGATCACGGTGGTGTCAAATTGGCAAAGAAAAATAGATTCGGAGACACAGGTAAGAAATGAAGATTGAGTGTCAAATAGACAAGCTCCATTTTTTCTAGTGTCAAATTGGCAATTTGGGAATAAGATCGTTCATCTCGTCCAGACCCTCGCCGCCATGGCGGCGTTCTATTCCGCCTCGGCGATCGTCGGGAGCACGGTGACCATGTACTACGTGTACCAAATCGATGGCTACTCGCGCACCAAGGAGCTTCCCAATGGCAAGAAGATCCAGTCCCCCACTTTCTGGGTCGGCGACTATTCCTGGCGCATCTCCTGCTACCCCAGCGGCGCGCGCATacccctcctccgccggcaACATATCGGTCTTCCTCgaactccgcggcggcgccatcgcCAGACCTGTCAAGGTACGAGCCGGGTTTAGTCTGCTCGACGGGGCGGGGAACCCGGTGCCGGATCACTCCAAGTACGTGCACCGCCCTGATGGAGTACTCCGCCGTCGGGGCAGGGTACGGCTTCAGCGATTTCGTCAGGAGGGAGTTCTTGGAGGCGTCGGAGCATCTCATGGAAGACCAATTCAGGATCCGGTGCGACGTCTCCGTTCCGGCCAAGAGCTGGACGGAGGataggccgccgccgctctccgaccTGCAGCGGCATCTTGGgaacctcctcgccgccggacaGGGCGCCGACGTCGCGTTCCGGGTCGCCGGTGAGACGTTAAGCGCGCACAGATGTGTTCTTGCAGCTCAGTCGCCGGTCTTCAGTGCAGAGTTCTTTGGCGcgacgagcagaggcggcggcgcagccgccgccaccgccgccgccgcaggggatTGTTGCATACGGATTCATGGTATGCTAGCTCGTGTGTTTGAGGCCTTGCTGCATTTCATATACACAGATTCATTGCCGGAGACGACTGAGCTAGCAGAAGAGCCTATGATGGCTGAGCAATTGCTGGAAGCGGCGGACAGGTACGGCGTGCAGAGGCTCAAGCTGATCTGCGAGGAGGAACTGAGCGGAGGCGTAAACGGGAACACGGTTGCAAAGATGTTGAGGCTGGCCGTGCGTCACCGCTGCCGCACGCTCAGGGAGGCTTGCATCGAGTTCCTCTAGGATCCTCCTGCGCTGGACGTGCTCATGGCCACCGATGATGGCTTGTTCGAGTTCGTGGCTATGAGGTGCCCTGTGGTTTTGAAAGAGCTGTGGGCTTATGAGGATGACCCCATCCATGATGAGCTGCTCATGTGCTTGTGAGAAATTTGGCGACATGATCGACCGGTATTGGCCATGTGTTTTTGATGAAATAGGTGGTGAACGGTGGTCAGCCTATTATACATTACTCAATCCAAACACCCAATCAACATAGTAGTAGAAGTTAGGTAGGCTGTTGATACTAAGGTCAATATTAGCCTGCAGTTTCAGCAGTGAGAATTCTAAATATAGAATCATGCAGTGGCTAAGCTATCAAGTACTAGTTCTTGTAGTCCTAAATGTAATAtatttgccccccccccccttggacTTCTGTTTCTTTTGTTTTATCAGTGGTAGTACCCTTTAATTTTGTGAACTTCTATGCATATGATGGCATAAAATATTTCTATTGTAATGCCTTATCCTCCATTCGCATGAGGTTCTGATGTTCGCTTGGCCTTCGAAAAGGTCTCTTCACATGTACTTGTGGTCACATCGTCTATCTAGATCGTTCACATGATGTTCCAGATTCTCTCAACTATCCATAATTCTCTCACCTATCTCCAAACGTCGGTCATCACGAGTGCATGTAAAAACGGTAGTGTGTGTATCATAGTACTGTACCTATTACAACCCTGCCTCGTTTTTTTTTGAGGTGCTAAGCTTATTATCAGGAGAGCTAGCTTGCTGGATCGACCAGACGAGTTCACAATCACATCATCATCTTGCTGGTTGGCATCGTAATAACCAAAATTCTATTCAATAAACAAAATCAGCTTTGGACCTTTGGTTGCCATATATTGTTGCCATAGTTTTACTACCCCTGTCGGGTCTACACGAGTTAGTCTTCATCAAACGATCGCGTGATGAGCTCATGCATGCCACTGCTGACTCAACAAAACAAGGACAGTTTCATAATTGGACTGACAGCAACAGCTGATCGTATATATCACACTTAATTAGTACAGGATAATAAAATAAAGTCGTCGTCGCATCTCGCACACACCATTTGCATGCAACTAGTTTTATTCTGCCACTCTACCTAGTACGCCTCGAGTCGAGAGCAGCTACCGACATCGACCGtaccgccctccctccctcctcctcatcAGGACTTGTACAGGCACACATTCTCACACACTCTGCTGATGCGAcgacgacagcagcagcagcagcaaccgccTGCTGGCCGGTCGATCATCAGGCGTCGGCCCAGGTGACGGGGACCTCGCCGATCTTGACGTCGAGCCCGAGCGCGTTCCAGACGGCCTTGGACGCGTCCACGATGTTGGTCTTGCAGCCGTGCCGGGAGTCGCACTCGTCCACGACCCTCGCCACCACGGTGCGCCCGGCGTGCGTGATGCGGATCGGCTTGtggcaccgccgcccgccggcgtaCCACCTCGTCGACAGCGCCACGATCATCTCCCCGTCGCTGTGGTACTTGCCGTCGCACTCCGAGGGGCCCCCGCCGCTCTCGCCCTTCTGGAACCCGTTCTCCGTCATC from Panicum virgatum strain AP13 chromosome 9K, P.virgatum_v5, whole genome shotgun sequence encodes:
- the LOC120647724 gene encoding putative ripening-related protein 6; translated protein: MAMSNKLAFLAVLVVVLLLQASSRAAGRRHHHDHGEPKDPCGGGGPGLLGRHKDRGCTSPAVHGGGTAAVMTENGFQKGESGGGPSECDGKYHSDGEMIVALSTRWYAGGRRCHKPIRITHAGRTVVARVVDECDSRHGCKTNIVDASKAVWNALGLDVKIGEVPVTWADA
- the LOC120647809 gene encoding BTB/POZ and MATH domain-containing protein 1-like, translating into MEYSAVGAGYGFSDFVRREFLEASEHLMEDQFRIRCDVSVPAKSWTEDRPPPLSDLQRHLGNLLAAGQGADVAFRVADSLPETTELAEEPMMAEQLLEAADRYGVQRLKLICEEELSGGVNGNTVAKMLRLAVRHRCRTLREACIEFL